From a region of the Halolamina sp. CBA1230 genome:
- a CDS encoding DUF5795 family protein: MSNRVVQGRMVTPESLAEQVEGDDVLEAEPIEDADRDCPECGGDVISVGYMPSVTEFVTAYKCQECDWAEVDRD; encoded by the coding sequence ATGAGCAACCGCGTCGTGCAGGGGCGGATGGTGACGCCCGAGTCGCTGGCCGAACAGGTAGAGGGCGACGACGTGCTGGAGGCCGAGCCCATCGAGGACGCCGACCGGGACTGCCCGGAGTGTGGCGGCGACGTGATCAGCGTCGGCTACATGCCCAGCGTCACGGAGTTCGTGACCGCATACAAATGCCAGGAGTGTGACTGGGCCGAGGTCGACCGGGACTGA
- the nosZ gene encoding TAT-dependent nitrous-oxide reductase encodes MSTDDTAEETVEGGETERKSEAELFAEHERQLDELLAEVEGTEAPDPEPTLPSLGGDVSRRDVMKAGAAVGAVGGLAGCAGTGAFGNNSNTDTQSGDGEVPDHKVPPGEKDEYYGFWSGGHAGDIRVYGIPSMRQLTRIPVFNREGAKGYGFDDRTSEMLEEAGGYTWGDSHHPNLSETDGKYDGEYIFVNDKANGRVARVNLTYFETDAIVDVPNVQSVHGCCIQSPDTGYVFANSEFRTPIPNDGRDVNSPEEYVSVFTAIDPDSMDVLWQVEVDGQLDIVDSDKDGRWVLASAYNDEEGVEIEEMTRDDRDDVKAFDVPAIQELVDAGEYEEVNGVPVVDGRKESPHNAGDDPIVRYIPTPKSPHCVEVTPDGNYGMVAGKLSPTVSIIDIEKLATADDPADTIVGQPKVGLGPLHTTYDDRGHAYTSLFIDSQVVKWDIEAAVNAEKGSEEPILGKIDVHYNPGHIQAVQAMSTEPAGNWLVSLNKLSKDRFLPVGPVFPDNDQLIYIGNDADDETGGMELVADHPVYPEPHDAIFAHKEKIEPARTWNPDDYDAEFVTTESSRIERVDDSTVEVYASVKRSEYGLREITVQEGDEVRMTVTNIEGSQDLVHGMAIPEYDVNLALAPQDTRQVTFTADEPGVYWVYCTYFCSALHLEMRSRLIVEPAD; translated from the coding sequence ATGAGCACAGACGACACCGCCGAGGAGACGGTCGAAGGGGGCGAGACCGAACGGAAGAGCGAGGCGGAGCTGTTCGCGGAGCACGAACGGCAGCTGGACGAACTGCTCGCCGAGGTCGAGGGGACAGAGGCGCCCGATCCGGAGCCGACGCTCCCCTCGCTGGGCGGCGACGTCAGCCGCCGCGACGTGATGAAGGCGGGCGCGGCCGTCGGCGCCGTCGGCGGCCTCGCGGGCTGTGCGGGGACGGGCGCGTTCGGGAACAACTCGAACACGGACACCCAGAGCGGCGACGGCGAGGTGCCCGACCACAAGGTGCCGCCGGGCGAGAAAGACGAGTACTACGGGTTCTGGTCGGGCGGCCACGCGGGCGACATCCGGGTGTACGGCATCCCGTCGATGCGCCAGCTCACCCGGATCCCGGTGTTCAACCGCGAGGGTGCGAAGGGGTACGGGTTCGACGACCGCACCAGTGAGATGCTGGAGGAGGCCGGCGGCTACACGTGGGGTGACTCCCACCACCCGAACCTCTCGGAGACCGACGGGAAGTACGACGGCGAGTACATCTTCGTCAACGACAAGGCTAACGGCCGGGTCGCGCGGGTGAACCTCACGTACTTCGAGACCGACGCGATCGTCGACGTGCCGAACGTCCAGTCGGTCCACGGCTGCTGCATCCAGAGCCCGGACACGGGGTACGTGTTCGCCAACAGCGAGTTCCGGACGCCGATCCCCAACGACGGCCGGGACGTGAACAGCCCCGAGGAGTACGTCTCGGTGTTCACCGCTATCGACCCCGACAGCATGGACGTGCTGTGGCAGGTCGAGGTCGACGGCCAGCTCGACATCGTCGACTCCGACAAGGACGGCCGCTGGGTGCTCGCCTCGGCGTACAACGACGAGGAGGGCGTCGAGATCGAGGAGATGACCCGGGACGACCGGGACGACGTGAAGGCGTTCGACGTGCCCGCGATCCAGGAGCTCGTCGACGCCGGCGAGTACGAGGAGGTCAACGGCGTCCCCGTCGTCGACGGCCGGAAGGAGAGCCCGCACAACGCGGGCGACGACCCGATCGTGCGCTACATCCCGACGCCGAAGTCGCCCCACTGCGTCGAGGTGACGCCCGACGGCAACTACGGGATGGTCGCCGGGAAGCTCTCGCCGACGGTGTCGATCATCGACATCGAGAAGCTGGCGACCGCCGACGACCCCGCGGACACGATCGTCGGCCAGCCCAAGGTCGGGCTCGGGCCGCTGCACACCACCTACGACGACCGCGGACACGCGTACACGTCGCTGTTCATCGACTCGCAGGTCGTGAAGTGGGATATCGAGGCCGCGGTGAACGCCGAGAAAGGGTCCGAGGAGCCGATCCTCGGCAAGATCGACGTCCACTACAACCCCGGCCACATCCAGGCGGTCCAGGCGATGTCGACCGAGCCGGCCGGCAACTGGCTGGTCTCGCTCAACAAGCTCTCGAAGGACCGCTTCCTCCCGGTCGGGCCGGTGTTCCCCGACAACGACCAGCTGATCTATATCGGGAACGACGCGGACGACGAGACCGGCGGGATGGAGCTGGTCGCGGACCACCCCGTCTACCCCGAGCCCCACGACGCCATCTTCGCCCACAAGGAGAAGATCGAGCCGGCGCGGACCTGGAACCCCGACGACTACGACGCGGAGTTCGTCACCACCGAGAGCTCTCGGATCGAGCGCGTCGACGACTCGACCGTTGAGGTGTACGCCTCGGTCAAGCGCAGCGAGTACGGCCTGCGCGAGATCACGGTGCAGGAGGGCGACGAGGTGCGGATGACCGTCACCAACATCGAGGGGAGCCAGGACCTGGTCCACGGGATGGCGATCCCCGAGTACGACGTCAACCTCGCGCTCGCGCCCCAGGACACGCGGCAGGTGACGTTCACCGCCGACGAGCCCGGGGTGTACTGGGTGTACTGTACGTACTTCTGCAGCGCACTCCACCTGGAGATGCGCTCACGACTGATCGTGGAGCCGGCCGACTAG
- a CDS encoding ABC transporter permease translates to MSYVSYLLRRFAFAVLSVYAAATAMFAFIVLQIRFIFRQQLAFLRSPWAKATEQEVERFRQSFVAQRGLDEPLYERYLHYLVDLTTLEWGQSVAYGEPVAAVLDGRVVTTLEYVLPGVVIAIALGVPLGVLAAFEKDGAVDWSARLSTYALLGVPVFMVITYVLAVVSPARGGQSAAGGLSVHPQVIAAFTVAVSLLAGQLRFSRSAVLDQTGREFVKMLRAKGISRLTLVRHVLRNAALPIVSLSLTELLAVLVLNIYVIEEILPIDGLARASLVAVDQGDMSLVTWSTLVIVFLGIAGSFLQDVLYGYLDPQVSVE, encoded by the coding sequence ATGAGCTACGTCAGCTACCTCCTCCGGCGGTTCGCGTTCGCCGTCCTCTCGGTGTACGCGGCCGCGACGGCGATGTTCGCGTTCATCGTTCTGCAGATACGGTTCATCTTCCGGCAACAGCTCGCGTTCCTGCGGTCGCCGTGGGCGAAGGCGACCGAACAGGAGGTCGAACGCTTCCGGCAGTCGTTCGTCGCCCAGCGCGGGCTGGACGAGCCTCTCTACGAGCGCTACCTCCACTATCTCGTCGACCTCACCACGCTGGAGTGGGGGCAATCGGTCGCGTACGGCGAACCGGTCGCGGCCGTGCTCGACGGGCGGGTGGTGACGACGCTCGAGTACGTCCTCCCGGGCGTGGTCATCGCCATCGCCCTGGGAGTGCCGCTGGGCGTGCTGGCGGCGTTCGAGAAGGACGGGGCCGTCGACTGGAGTGCACGACTGAGCACGTACGCGCTGCTCGGTGTTCCGGTGTTCATGGTGATCACGTACGTTCTCGCCGTCGTCTCTCCGGCTCGTGGCGGTCAGTCCGCTGCTGGCGGGCTGTCCGTCCACCCGCAGGTGATCGCTGCCTTCACGGTCGCGGTGAGCCTGCTGGCTGGCCAGCTCCGGTTCAGTCGCTCGGCCGTGCTGGATCAGACGGGCCGGGAGTTCGTGAAGATGCTGCGGGCGAAGGGGATCTCCCGGCTTACGCTCGTGCGGCACGTGCTCCGGAACGCGGCGCTGCCGATCGTCTCGCTGTCGCTGACGGAGCTGCTGGCGGTGCTGGTGTTGAACATCTACGTGATCGAGGAGATCCTCCCGATCGACGGGCTGGCACGCGCGAGCCTGGTGGCGGTCGATCAGGGCGACATGTCGCTGGTCACCTGGTCGACGCTCGTGATCGTGTTCCTCGGGATCGCCGGGAGCTTCCTCCAAGACGTGCTGTACGGCTATCTCGACCCCCAAGTCTCCGTCGAGTGA
- a CDS encoding NAD(P)/FAD-dependent oxidoreductase has product MDVLVLGGGYAGLTVTRKLERRLPASATLTLVDDTGSHLVQHELHRAVRDPDYVDEISVPLAEILDRAALREGEVTGVDRESRTVSLADGDTLDYDYCVVALGAETAFYDVPGVEAHATPLKRLEHAAEIRREFEAVVDEFGHEDPVANTERTGTVVVGGAGLSGVQVAGELAVMAREREVAESVEIVLLEQEETVAPGFPEQFQTATRERLDAQNVDVRTGATVTAADEATITVADGAAIDYDQFVWTGGIRGNGAMGGERPQVRGDLRLDERTFALGDAVRIVDADGEPVPASASAAVRAAETAARNVVAAATADGGFVDLAQWHWESPGWLISVGDDAVAQIGPTVLTGSTANALKSAVGITYLAEHGSLRHALGVLRKEMDDTGEFGELLKRL; this is encoded by the coding sequence ATGGACGTTCTGGTGCTCGGTGGCGGCTACGCCGGCCTCACGGTGACACGCAAACTGGAGCGGCGGCTCCCGGCGTCGGCGACGCTCACGCTGGTCGATGACACGGGGAGCCACCTGGTCCAGCATGAACTCCACCGGGCGGTCCGGGACCCCGACTACGTCGACGAGATATCGGTCCCGCTGGCGGAGATCCTCGACCGCGCGGCGCTGCGGGAGGGTGAAGTGACCGGGGTCGATCGCGAGTCTCGGACCGTCTCGCTGGCCGACGGCGACACGCTCGACTACGACTACTGCGTGGTCGCGTTGGGTGCTGAGACGGCGTTCTACGACGTCCCGGGCGTCGAGGCACACGCGACGCCGCTGAAGCGGCTGGAACACGCCGCCGAGATCCGCCGGGAGTTCGAGGCGGTGGTCGACGAGTTCGGCCACGAGGACCCCGTCGCGAACACCGAGCGAACGGGAACGGTGGTCGTCGGCGGCGCGGGGCTCTCGGGCGTGCAGGTCGCCGGCGAACTGGCGGTCATGGCCCGCGAGCGCGAGGTGGCCGAGAGCGTGGAGATCGTGCTGCTCGAACAGGAGGAGACCGTCGCGCCCGGCTTCCCGGAGCAGTTCCAGACGGCGACCCGGGAGCGCCTCGACGCCCAGAACGTGGACGTGCGGACCGGGGCGACCGTGACTGCGGCCGACGAGGCGACGATAACGGTCGCGGACGGCGCGGCTATCGACTACGACCAGTTCGTCTGGACCGGCGGGATCCGCGGCAACGGGGCGATGGGCGGCGAGCGCCCGCAGGTGCGGGGGGATCTCCGCCTCGACGAGCGGACGTTCGCGCTGGGTGACGCGGTGCGGATCGTCGACGCCGACGGCGAGCCGGTGCCCGCGAGCGCGTCCGCGGCGGTGCGGGCCGCCGAGACCGCCGCGCGGAACGTCGTCGCCGCGGCGACCGCCGACGGCGGGTTCGTCGACCTCGCGCAGTGGCACTGGGAGAGCCCGGGCTGGCTGATCTCGGTCGGCGACGACGCGGTCGCACAGATCGGGCCGACGGTGTTGACGGGCAGCACTGCCAACGCGCTCAAGTCGGCGGTGGGGATCACCTACCTCGCGGAACACGGCTCGCTCCGGCACGCGCTGGGCGTGCTCCGGAAGGAGATGGACGACACTGGGGAGTTCGGCGAGCTACTGAAGCGTCTCTGA
- a CDS encoding DUF2249 domain-containing protein, translating to MAADERPDLDDRFDDAPVGHEQVHLDARDLPPPKPLRETLERLAELDEETVLVQTNDRRPQHLYPRLEDRGYEYETVADGDAAITAIWPA from the coding sequence ATGGCCGCCGACGAACGACCCGATCTCGACGACCGCTTCGACGACGCGCCCGTCGGCCACGAACAGGTCCACCTCGACGCCCGCGACCTCCCGCCGCCGAAACCCCTCCGAGAGACACTCGAACGGCTGGCCGAACTCGACGAGGAGACCGTGTTGGTCCAGACGAACGACCGCCGGCCGCAGCATCTCTACCCGCGGCTCGAGGACCGGGGGTACGAGTACGAGACCGTCGCGGACGGCGACGCCGCGATCACCGCGATCTGGCCGGCGTAG
- a CDS encoding plastocyanin/azurin family copper-binding protein — MSQDTTRRRYLVALASTGVGLGLAGCGSGGASTDSPTESPTESGGSDGGSGESWEGTSTVEMTDDLTFAPKRIEVEAGTTVTWENVGTIGHSITAYEENIPDGAEYFASGGFDSQQAAADGYPDEGNVTEGGTYEHTFETTGEYEYYCIPHEMNGMVGYVRVV; from the coding sequence ATGAGTCAGGACACGACGCGCCGACGATACCTGGTCGCACTGGCGTCGACGGGAGTCGGGCTCGGGCTCGCCGGCTGTGGCTCCGGCGGGGCCAGCACCGACTCCCCCACGGAGTCCCCGACCGAATCCGGCGGCTCCGACGGCGGCAGTGGCGAATCGTGGGAAGGGACGAGCACCGTGGAGATGACCGACGACCTGACGTTCGCGCCCAAGCGGATCGAGGTGGAGGCCGGCACGACGGTCACCTGGGAGAACGTCGGCACGATCGGACACTCGATCACCGCCTACGAGGAGAACATCCCCGACGGCGCTGAGTACTTCGCGTCGGGCGGGTTCGACAGCCAGCAGGCGGCAGCGGACGGCTACCCCGACGAGGGGAACGTCACCGAGGGCGGGACGTACGAACACACGTTCGAGACGACAGGGGAGTACGAGTACTACTGCATCCCCCACGAGATGAACGGGATGGTCGGCTACGTCCGGGTGGTTTGA
- a CDS encoding DUF5786 family protein, translating into MGFGSYDESEQENKNQDTDEQAEGVDVDGGEEGDLSFESTESTDELVGKLDEMRDDEDDDE; encoded by the coding sequence ATGGGGTTTGGATCGTACGACGAATCCGAGCAGGAGAACAAGAACCAGGACACCGACGAGCAGGCCGAGGGCGTCGACGTGGACGGGGGCGAGGAGGGCGACCTCTCCTTCGAGTCCACCGAGTCGACCGACGAACTGGTCGGCAAGCTCGACGAGATGCGCGACGACGAAGACGACGACGAGTAA
- a CDS encoding DUF2249 domain-containing protein, with protein MADRRLDAREIDGEPFGRIVGELETLGETERLVLVNSFEPEPLYGVLDRRGFEHETEQVAENEWRVVIEHA; from the coding sequence ATGGCCGACAGACGACTCGACGCTCGCGAGATCGACGGCGAACCGTTCGGCCGGATCGTCGGCGAACTGGAGACGCTCGGGGAGACCGAACGGCTCGTGCTGGTCAACAGCTTCGAGCCCGAACCGCTGTACGGCGTCCTCGATCGGCGCGGGTTCGAGCACGAGACCGAACAGGTCGCGGAAAACGAGTGGCGCGTCGTGATCGAACACGCCTGA
- a CDS encoding type B DNA-directed DNA polymerase yields the protein MTYCIDFPEPETAVEWSLTDAGVEREERPYRPRFYVRATADGSLAEVADAVRPHPEVAAVEREHHRPGWRHDATEMLAVEMTTPDAVSRLASTITKVGRPGTYRCFNVDLSRQFRYCVETGTEPTPTRDPTVLELAAPPIAGSGLESVTATTPSGETHAFADAPADIARDVESLIRRTEPDVLRVSTAELLPELFDAVEEDLRLGREPGYTQLAAASTYESYGTVGHSPARYAVPGRPIVDASNSFFLRETDLDGVRYLVERSHKPLQEAAWASIGNVLTAIQIREALSRDVLVPWRSWRAERFKPASTLETADRGGFTLSPDVGVHENVHELDFSSLYPNIMCTRNISPETVCCDCHPEREDVPELGYGICPDDGYLPDVLQPLIDDRDEFKRRLGRGDDGREGAAAAIKWILVSCFGYQGFSNAKFGRIECHEAINAFAREILLDAKATLEHHGWRVVHGIVDSLWVTPMPDREGTDLETVAREITDDAGIRLEYEAAYDWLAFCPRRDDGAGALTRYFGKRAGDPVDDESSYKRRGIEARQRSTPPFVEDAQLELIREFGRTRSPEAVCESLREFVRDLRSGDVDPARLAITNRVSKRVEEYTQTTKNVAALERAADLGLEKHPGQTVEYVVVDDEKSGRARVALLHENPDRYDIAFYRDRLCRAAESVLAPAGFRREEIEEQLSERVNGSLSAF from the coding sequence ATGACCTACTGCATCGACTTCCCCGAACCCGAGACGGCCGTGGAGTGGTCGCTGACCGACGCGGGCGTCGAACGCGAGGAGCGGCCCTACCGCCCGCGGTTCTACGTCCGCGCGACCGCGGACGGCTCGCTCGCGGAGGTCGCCGACGCCGTTCGCCCGCATCCCGAGGTGGCGGCGGTCGAGCGCGAGCACCACCGCCCCGGCTGGCGCCACGACGCGACGGAGATGCTCGCCGTCGAGATGACGACACCCGACGCCGTCTCCCGGCTGGCGTCGACGATCACGAAGGTCGGCCGGCCCGGCACCTATCGCTGCTTCAACGTCGACCTCTCCCGGCAGTTCCGCTACTGCGTCGAGACGGGGACCGAGCCGACGCCGACGCGCGATCCGACCGTGCTGGAACTCGCGGCGCCGCCGATCGCCGGTTCGGGACTGGAGTCCGTGACCGCGACGACGCCGAGCGGTGAGACACACGCCTTCGCGGACGCGCCGGCCGATATCGCCCGCGACGTGGAGTCGCTGATCCGGAGGACGGAGCCGGACGTGTTGCGCGTCTCGACGGCGGAGCTACTCCCCGAACTGTTCGACGCGGTCGAGGAGGATCTCCGACTCGGTCGCGAACCCGGATACACTCAGCTCGCAGCCGCGAGCACGTACGAGAGCTACGGGACGGTCGGCCACTCGCCGGCGCGGTACGCGGTTCCGGGGCGGCCGATCGTCGACGCCTCGAACTCCTTCTTCCTGCGGGAGACCGACCTCGACGGGGTCCGCTATCTCGTGGAGCGCTCGCACAAACCCCTGCAGGAAGCGGCGTGGGCGAGCATCGGCAACGTGCTCACCGCGATCCAGATCCGCGAGGCGCTGTCCCGCGACGTGCTCGTCCCCTGGCGCTCGTGGCGGGCCGAGCGGTTCAAGCCCGCCAGCACGCTCGAGACGGCCGACCGCGGCGGCTTCACGTTATCGCCGGACGTCGGCGTCCACGAGAACGTCCACGAACTCGACTTCTCGAGCCTCTACCCCAACATCATGTGTACGAGGAACATCTCGCCCGAGACCGTCTGCTGTGACTGCCACCCCGAACGCGAGGACGTGCCGGAGCTGGGGTACGGCATCTGCCCCGACGACGGCTACCTCCCGGACGTGCTCCAGCCGTTGATCGACGACCGCGACGAGTTCAAGCGTCGACTCGGTCGAGGCGACGACGGCCGCGAGGGCGCCGCGGCGGCGATCAAGTGGATCCTCGTCTCCTGTTTCGGCTACCAGGGGTTCTCGAACGCGAAGTTCGGCCGGATCGAGTGCCACGAGGCCATCAACGCGTTCGCGCGGGAGATCCTGCTCGACGCCAAGGCGACGCTCGAGCACCACGGCTGGCGCGTCGTCCACGGCATCGTCGACTCGCTGTGGGTGACACCGATGCCCGACCGCGAGGGGACCGACCTCGAAACCGTCGCCCGGGAGATCACCGACGACGCGGGGATCAGGCTGGAGTACGAGGCCGCCTACGACTGGCTCGCGTTCTGTCCCCGGCGCGACGACGGCGCCGGCGCGCTCACGCGCTACTTCGGGAAACGAGCGGGCGACCCTGTCGACGACGAATCGAGCTACAAACGCCGCGGGATCGAGGCCCGGCAGCGATCGACGCCGCCGTTCGTCGAGGACGCCCAACTCGAACTGATCCGGGAGTTCGGCCGCACGCGCTCGCCGGAGGCGGTCTGTGAAAGCCTGCGGGAGTTCGTTCGCGATCTACGATCGGGCGACGTCGACCCGGCCCGACTGGCGATCACCAACCGCGTCTCGAAGCGCGTCGAGGAGTACACCCAGACGACGAAAAACGTCGCTGCGCTGGAGCGGGCGGCCGACCTCGGTCTAGAGAAACACCCCGGGCAAACCGTCGAGTACGTCGTCGTCGACGACGAGAAATCGGGGCGGGCACGCGTCGCGCTCCTCCACGAGAACCCCGACCGCTACGACATCGCGTTCTACCGCGACCGACTGTGCCGCGCTGCCGAGTCGGTGCTGGCACCTGCGGGGTTCCGTCGAGAGGAGATCGAGGAGCAGTTGTCCGAACGCGTGAACGGGTCGTTGTCGGCGTTCTGA
- the kynU gene encoding kynureninase encodes MSSPFSVTRADAAARDADDPLASFRDRFDVPSELYMDGNSLGPISDDAERTLDRVVDEWRERGIEGWTDGEQPWWEYAEYLGDRLAPYVGADPEEVVIANSTTVNIHSLIGTFLDHVADVPAREVDAPDTVADSPVAASGNVVVANELDFPTDHYAIRAQFRQRGLDPDEHLRLVESRDGRTIEREDVRAAMDDDVGILFMPTVLYRSGQLFDVAALTELAHEYGALAGFDAAHSVGAVPHEFSAAGVDFAVWCSYKYLNAGPGAIAGLYVNERYHGLTPALPGWWGNEKATQFDLELTYTPEQSAGAWQIGTVPMLSAAPLEGSLDLLDEAGIDRVRAKSLELTELLATLVADLSEAEYEYSVGTPAAGERRGGHVAVEHPDADRVSQALRERGVVVDYRPPNVIRICPAPLYVGFADVYDVAEQLRAVIDEGAHEAFSASEDVS; translated from the coding sequence ATGAGCAGTCCCTTCTCGGTCACGCGGGCGGACGCCGCCGCACGCGACGCCGACGATCCGCTTGCGTCGTTCCGCGACCGGTTCGACGTGCCGAGCGAGCTCTACATGGACGGGAACTCGCTGGGGCCGATCAGCGACGACGCCGAGCGCACGCTGGATCGCGTGGTCGACGAGTGGCGCGAGCGCGGGATCGAGGGCTGGACCGATGGCGAGCAGCCGTGGTGGGAGTACGCGGAGTACCTCGGCGACCGCCTCGCGCCGTACGTCGGCGCCGACCCCGAGGAGGTGGTGATCGCCAACTCCACGACCGTCAACATCCACAGCCTGATCGGGACGTTCCTCGACCACGTCGCCGACGTGCCGGCCCGGGAGGTCGACGCGCCCGACACAGTGGCTGACTCGCCGGTCGCAGCGTCGGGCAACGTCGTCGTCGCGAACGAACTCGACTTCCCGACCGACCACTACGCGATCCGCGCGCAGTTCCGCCAGCGCGGGCTGGACCCCGACGAGCACCTCCGACTGGTCGAGAGTCGGGACGGCCGGACGATCGAGCGCGAGGACGTCCGGGCCGCGATGGACGACGACGTGGGGATCCTGTTCATGCCGACCGTGCTGTACCGCTCGGGACAGCTGTTCGACGTTGCGGCGCTGACCGAGTTAGCGCACGAGTACGGCGCGCTCGCGGGGTTCGACGCCGCCCACTCCGTCGGCGCGGTGCCACACGAGTTCTCGGCGGCCGGCGTGGACTTCGCGGTCTGGTGTTCCTACAAGTACCTCAACGCCGGCCCGGGGGCGATCGCGGGGCTGTACGTGAACGAGCGCTACCACGGGCTGACGCCCGCGCTGCCGGGCTGGTGGGGGAACGAGAAGGCCACGCAGTTCGACCTCGAACTCACGTACACGCCCGAGCAGTCGGCGGGCGCGTGGCAGATCGGCACCGTGCCGATGCTCTCGGCCGCGCCGCTGGAAGGGTCGCTCGACCTGCTCGACGAGGCCGGGATCGACCGCGTGCGGGCGAAGTCGCTCGAACTCACCGAGCTGCTCGCGACGCTGGTCGCGGACCTCTCCGAGGCGGAGTACGAGTACTCGGTCGGCACGCCCGCGGCGGGCGAGCGTCGCGGCGGCCACGTCGCGGTCGAACATCCCGACGCCGACCGCGTGAGTCAGGCGCTCCGGGAGCGCGGGGTGGTCGTCGACTACCGGCCGCCGAACGTGATCCGGATCTGTCCGGCGCCGCTGTACGTCGGCTTCGCGGACGTGTACGACGTGGCCGAACAGCTCCGGGCCGTGATCGACGAGGGGGCTCACGAGGCGTTCTCCGCGAGCGAGGACGTCTCGTAG
- a CDS encoding helix-turn-helix domain-containing protein, protein MPEAKLTLTIPERTWPGEITRAHDDATIRILAAMTEADGGVGLAEIGARDPESVVADVRAHDSVDDVEVLQRGDRECLVQFRTHLPLLLLAARDSGLPLEMPFEISDGEATWTLTASQDAISELGDQLSALGVSFTVDYLQQEVGGSEALLTDRQRTIVREAIDRGYYDTPRECSLTQLADAVGLAKSTVSETLHRAEERVMKQFAAGLEAEPRPVIEG, encoded by the coding sequence ATGCCCGAAGCGAAACTCACGCTCACGATCCCGGAGCGGACCTGGCCCGGAGAGATCACCCGTGCCCACGACGACGCGACGATCAGGATCCTGGCGGCGATGACCGAGGCCGACGGCGGGGTGGGGCTGGCGGAGATCGGCGCCCGCGACCCCGAGTCGGTCGTCGCCGACGTGCGCGCCCACGACTCCGTCGACGACGTCGAGGTGCTCCAGCGCGGCGACCGGGAGTGTCTGGTGCAGTTCCGGACCCACCTCCCGCTGCTGTTGCTGGCGGCCCGTGACTCGGGGCTCCCGCTGGAGATGCCGTTCGAGATCAGCGACGGCGAGGCGACGTGGACGCTGACCGCCTCACAGGACGCCATCTCGGAGCTTGGCGACCAGCTCTCGGCGCTGGGGGTCTCCTTCACCGTCGACTACCTCCAGCAGGAGGTCGGCGGCTCCGAGGCGCTGCTGACCGACCGCCAGCGGACGATCGTTCGCGAGGCGATCGACCGGGGGTACTACGACACGCCCCGCGAGTGCTCGCTGACCCAGCTTGCCGACGCCGTGGGACTGGCGAAGTCGACGGTCAGCGAGACGCTCCACCGCGCCGAGGAGCGCGTGATGAAGCAGTTCGCCGCCGGGCTGGAGGCGGAGCCCCGGCCGGTCATCGAGGGGTAG